A single region of the Vanacampus margaritifer isolate UIUO_Vmar chromosome 13, RoL_Vmar_1.0, whole genome shotgun sequence genome encodes:
- the LOC144062836 gene encoding protein FAM200B-like isoform X2 produces MEEPPSKKRRTQGSGRHQKEWELLQDVKVAASGFYDLKSHFKTAGHVENVKKNNSHVPLTKHFVSTANPAASHKTTNAEILFCHFLAEHNIAFTAADHFSDLVKVMFPDSQTAKEFACRRTKATMIVKESLARGYTQDVIQYCRTHPFTLMIDESNDRTTKKRLVVLAHFFDGENTNTRLLDLPELASGTAASIFAVIDNILQENDIPWSNVVGFASDNCNTMVGKKNSVLSRIKEKNGAVFSVGCICHLGNLCVKDGLKTLPVNIDDLLVDIFYFF; encoded by the exons atggaggagccacctagtaagaaacgaagaactcaaggatcgggtcgacaccagaaagaatgggagttacttcaag acgtgaaagttgctgcgagtggattttacgatctgaagagccactttaaaactgccggacacgtggagaatgtgaaaaaaaacaattcacatgtcccattaaccaagcacttcgtctctaccgcaaatcctgcagcatcccacaaaacgacaaatgcggaaattctcttctgccattttcttgctgagcacaacattgctttcacagctgcggaccacttctcggatttggtgaaagttatgtttccggattcacagacagctaag gagtttgcatgtcggaggaccaaggctacgatgattgttaaggagagccttgcacgtggctacacccaagacgtcattcagtactgcagaactcacccatttaccctcatgattgatgaaagcaatgatcgtactaccaaaaagcgacttgttgtgttagctcacttctttgatggggagaacacaaataccagactcctcgatttaccagagttggcatcaggcacagcagcatcaatctttgccgttattgacaacattttacaagaaaatgacattccatggagtaacgttgtgggatttgcaagcgacaattgcaacaccatggttggaaagaaaaactctgtcttgtctaggataaaagaaaaaaatggggctgtttttagtgttggatgcatttgtcatcttggcaatctgtgtgtcaaagatggactgaagacattgccagtaaacatagatgacttgctggtggatatattttattttttttaa
- the LOC144062836 gene encoding protein FAM200B-like isoform X1, with amino-acid sequence MEEPPSKKRRTQGSGRHQKEWELLQGEYAGWIKASLRGTQFSFCVPCNKDVKVAASGFYDLKSHFKTAGHVENVKKNNSHVPLTKHFVSTANPAASHKTTNAEILFCHFLAEHNIAFTAADHFSDLVKVMFPDSQTAKEFACRRTKATMIVKESLARGYTQDVIQYCRTHPFTLMIDESNDRTTKKRLVVLAHFFDGENTNTRLLDLPELASGTAASIFAVIDNILQENDIPWSNVVGFASDNCNTMVGKKNSVLSRIKEKNGAVFSVGCICHLGNLCVKDGLKTLPVNIDDLLVDIFYFF; translated from the exons atggaggagccacctagtaagaaacgaagaactcaaggatcgggtcgacaccagaaagaatgggagttacttcaaggtgaatatgctggctggattaaagcatcgttaagaggcactcaattctcattctgtgtcccttgcaataaagacgtgaaagttgctgcgagtggattttacgatctgaagagccactttaaaactgccggacacgtggagaatgtgaaaaaaaacaattcacatgtcccattaaccaagcacttcgtctctaccgcaaatcctgcagcatcccacaaaacgacaaatgcggaaattctcttctgccattttcttgctgagcacaacattgctttcacagctgcggaccacttctcggatttggtgaaagttatgtttccggattcacagacagctaag gagtttgcatgtcggaggaccaaggctacgatgattgttaaggagagccttgcacgtggctacacccaagacgtcattcagtactgcagaactcacccatttaccctcatgattgatgaaagcaatgatcgtactaccaaaaagcgacttgttgtgttagctcacttctttgatggggagaacacaaataccagactcctcgatttaccagagttggcatcaggcacagcagcatcaatctttgccgttattgacaacattttacaagaaaatgacattccatggagtaacgttgtgggatttgcaagcgacaattgcaacaccatggttggaaagaaaaactctgtcttgtctaggataaaagaaaaaaatggggctgtttttagtgttggatgcatttgtcatcttggcaatctgtgtgtcaaagatggactgaagacattgccagtaaacatagatgacttgctggtggatatattttattttttttaa
- the LOC144062836 gene encoding uncharacterized protein LOC144062836 isoform X3 — MEEPPSKKRRTQGSGRHQKEWELLQASHKTTNAEILFCHFLAEHNIAFTAADHFSDLVKVMFPDSQTAKEFACRRTKATMIVKESLARGYTQDVIQYCRTHPFTLMIDESNDRTTKKRLVVLAHFFDGENTNTRLLDLPELASGTAASIFAVIDNILQENDIPWSNVVGFASDNCNTMVGKKNSVLSRIKEKNGAVFSVGCICHLGNLCVKDGLKTLPVNIDDLLVDIFYFF; from the exons atggaggagccacctagtaagaaacgaagaactcaaggatcgggtcgacaccagaaagaatgggagttacttcaag catcccacaaaacgacaaatgcggaaattctcttctgccattttcttgctgagcacaacattgctttcacagctgcggaccacttctcggatttggtgaaagttatgtttccggattcacagacagctaag gagtttgcatgtcggaggaccaaggctacgatgattgttaaggagagccttgcacgtggctacacccaagacgtcattcagtactgcagaactcacccatttaccctcatgattgatgaaagcaatgatcgtactaccaaaaagcgacttgttgtgttagctcacttctttgatggggagaacacaaataccagactcctcgatttaccagagttggcatcaggcacagcagcatcaatctttgccgttattgacaacattttacaagaaaatgacattccatggagtaacgttgtgggatttgcaagcgacaattgcaacaccatggttggaaagaaaaactctgtcttgtctaggataaaagaaaaaaatggggctgtttttagtgttggatgcatttgtcatcttggcaatctgtgtgtcaaagatggactgaagacattgccagtaaacatagatgacttgctggtggatatattttattttttttaa